One Scylla paramamosain isolate STU-SP2022 chromosome 5, ASM3559412v1, whole genome shotgun sequence genomic region harbors:
- the LOC135100475 gene encoding uncharacterized protein LOC135100475 gives MASIEGNIRFNAVVYKDNSGFRYLRNVARNNKLYLRCIHHPNCGGRAVLSETTGVIRATQGHNHESSDYAATDLRNTLKMKAAEDVGSTSNSEIFRRVTRHHQHGADVSFSSVERSMLRAKRRIQPRQPHTAEECANILESLEAQAFNVNFRSVVTDQGSGHLAIIFYSLTLVPLMTTIKEWNFDGTFYTVPALFYQLFTLLGFYKGHSFPLIFTLMTSKSKKLYDITMQRVKELIPNLNPEQAMGDFESSSGKAIRSCWPQVQIGGCQFHFSQNLYRKIQKLGLTELYKDNKQFNKWVKKIMTLSYVPANQMHEAVDSLFQENFDLNDHSQPKITAFKTYITEYWIRKVTPQRLSVFEFSRGTNNDAESYHSRLKAIVRQHKPNIYTFLTHLNNLITDTTKDIERVDAGLDITRQKKEKFVRNIERRQNLKEQLQNGTYTLTQYINAVAYTFDSSVSAFQLPGDSADESGDEHQGPDNAAGTQDVPPELRCSICLRRRERTVVLLPCRHASFCADCITILVSAADANNPATCPTCRTAIQDRLEVYV, from the exons ATGGCTAGTATTGAGGGGAACATCCGCTTCAATGCAGTGGTTTACAAAGACAACTCTGGATTCCGGTACCTCCGAAATGTGGCAAGAAACAACAAACTATACCTGCGTTGCATTCATCACCCCAACTGTGGAGGAAGAGCCGTATTGTCGGAG ACAACTGGTGTCATCAGAGCAACGCAAGGTCACAACCATGAATCATCCGACTATGCTGCAACAGATCTGAGGAACACTCTCAAGATGAAGGCTGCTGAGGATGTGGGCTCTACCAGCAACTCCGAGATCTTCAGGCGGGTAACAAGACATCACCAACATGGAGCAGATGTGTCTTTCTCATCTGTAGAGCGAAGCATGCTTCGAGCCAAGCGCCGAATTCAACCGAGGCAACCACACACTGCAGAGGAGTGCGCCAACATTCTAGAAAGCTTAGAGGCCCAGGCCTTTAACGTAAACTTCAGATCTGTCGTCACAGATCAGGGAAGTGGTCATTTggcaattattttttattctctaacCCTGGTACCACTGATGACCACAATTAAGGAATGGAATTTTGATGGTACTTTTTACACTGTGCCTGCACTCTTCTACCAGCTCTTCACATTACTTGGATTTTACAAAGGTCATTCATTCCCACTCATCTTCACCTTGATGACATCAAAGTCTAAAAAGTTGTATGATATCACAATGCAAAGAGTGAAGGAACTCATCCCCAACCTGAATCCTGAACAAGCAATGGGTGATTTTGAAAGCAGTTCTGGTAAAGCAATTCGCTCTTGCTGGCCACAGGTTCAGATTGGGGGCTGTCAGTTCCACTTTTCACAAAACCTGTACCGGAAAATTCAGAAACTGGGGCTAACTGAACTTTACAAAGACAACAAACAGTTTAATAAGTGGGTCAAAAAGATCATGACACTAAGTTATGTGCCAGCCAACCAGATGCATGAAGCAGTTGACTCTCTGTTCCAAGAAAATTTTGACTTGAATGATCATTCCCAGCCAAAAATTACTGCATTCAAAACCTACATCACAGAGTACTGGATTCGAAAAGTCACTCCACAACGGTTATCTGTCTTCGAATTTTCTCGTGGAACTAACAATGATGCAGAGTCGTACCACAGCAGACTGAAAGCCATTGTCCGCCAGCACAAGCCAAACATTTACACTTTCCTCACACATCTGAATAATCTGATAACAGACACAACTAAGGACATTGAACGTGTGGATGCTGGCTTGGACATCACTCGTCAGAAAAAGGAGAAGTTTGTCAGAAACATTGAGCGCAGGCAGAACTTGAAAGAACAATTACAGAATGGCACATACACATTAACCCAATACATTAATGCTGTCGCTTACACATTTGATAGCTCTGTTTCAGCATTTCAACTTCCTGGAGACAGTGCTGATGAAAGTGGGGATGAGCATCAAGGCCCTGACAACGCAGCTGGTACTCAAGATGTTCCTCCCGAACTTCGGTGCAGCATCTGCTTAAGGCGAAGGGAAAGGACAGTTGTTCTTTTGCCCTGCCGACATGCCTCCTTCTGTGCAGATTGCATAACTATCCTTGTATCAGCAGCAGATGCTAACAACCCGGCAACATGTCCCACTTGTCGTACTGCCATTCAAGACAGGCTTGAAGTTTACGTTTAA